The Streptococcus pluranimalium genome contains a region encoding:
- a CDS encoding major tail protein has protein sequence MPTEKNKVTFGLQDVHWAEVTKEAADGALTYGKIERLRGAAELTLEPTGESGSYKADNINFYTTESNDGYQGTLKIALLSQEFLTRVLGETIETTSKVMTESASSEKKNFALMFRFEGDKKETLHVLYYCFASRPKFGSKTKNGADINEVELNFSASPRPLDKVVRRKTTEDTPDEIRNNWFKAVYEPAG, from the coding sequence ATGCCAACAGAAAAGAACAAAGTAACCTTTGGTCTTCAAGATGTCCACTGGGCAGAAGTGACCAAGGAAGCCGCAGATGGTGCTCTGACTTATGGCAAAATTGAACGCTTAAGAGGAGCTGCGGAATTGACCTTGGAACCTACGGGCGAGTCAGGTTCTTACAAGGCAGATAATATCAACTTTTATACCACTGAATCCAATGATGGCTATCAGGGAACGCTTAAGATTGCCCTCTTATCTCAAGAATTTCTGACACGAGTTTTGGGAGAGACCATTGAGACCACTTCAAAAGTTATGACCGAATCCGCAAGCAGCGAGAAGAAGAATTTCGCCCTCATGTTTCGTTTTGAAGGGGATAAGAAAGAGACGCTTCATGTTCTTTATTATTGCTTTGCCAGTCGTCCTAAGTTTGGCTCTAAGACCAAGAATGGTGCAGACATTAACGAGGTGGAGTTGAACTTCTCAGCCAGTCCACGACCCTTGGACAAAGTGGTGCGTCGTAAGACGACAGAAGACACCCCAGATGAGATTCGCAACAACTGGTTCAAAGCTGTTTATGAACCTGCAGGATAG
- a CDS encoding HK97 gp10 family phage protein — MNNLDLASAIEAELSDYVDDVTEVMRQAVLDVTDQAVETLKVTSPKRRGKYAKGWTSKVIEDSPTGLVKTVHNKTAGLTHLLENGHAKAGGGRVEGIPHIAPAEREAVRQLEKRLEDRL, encoded by the coding sequence ATGAACAACCTTGATTTAGCATCAGCCATTGAAGCTGAGTTATCAGACTACGTAGATGATGTCACGGAAGTCATGCGACAGGCTGTTCTTGATGTCACAGACCAGGCTGTTGAGACCTTGAAGGTTACCTCACCGAAAAGGCGTGGGAAGTATGCCAAAGGTTGGACATCAAAAGTCATAGAGGATAGCCCGACAGGCCTCGTTAAGACGGTTCATAACAAGACGGCAGGACTAACCCATTTGCTTGAAAATGGACATGCTAAGGCAGGTGGTGGTCGAGTGGAGGGGATTCCTCATATCGCACCTGCGGAAAGGGAAGCCGTCCGTCAATTAGAAAAGCGATTGGAGGACAGGCTATGA
- a CDS encoding phage head closure protein, with protein MEIAGLRERVNFEVAGHYQDELGNDQSTFQLLFSRWAKVEPLSSREREALGLVEIEEVISVLLRYDKAIASLDTRQVRLVFEGKVYNIQSMENLGFEDKTIRLRVTREVSYEQP; from the coding sequence ATGGAAATAGCTGGGTTGCGAGAACGAGTGAATTTTGAGGTTGCTGGTCATTACCAGGATGAACTTGGAAATGACCAGTCGACCTTTCAGTTGCTTTTTAGTCGTTGGGCCAAGGTAGAGCCTCTGTCTAGTCGTGAACGGGAGGCTCTTGGTTTAGTTGAGATTGAAGAAGTCATTTCGGTGCTACTTCGATATGACAAGGCTATTGCGTCCTTGGATACCAGGCAGGTTCGTTTAGTTTTTGAGGGCAAGGTCTATAACATTCAATCGATGGAGAATTTAGGCTTTGAAGATAAGACTATCCGCTTAAGGGTAACGAGGGAGGTGAGTTATGAACAACCTTGA